Within the Marinitoga litoralis genome, the region CAAGTGTTATGGCAAATTATATGTACATTGAATCATTTAATAATTATAATATGGGATATGGCGCTGCTATTGCTGTTATACAATTCTTTATAACATTAGGATTTATCATTTGGTACTTGATTAATTCCTTTAAAAAGGAGGACAATTTATGACAAAAACCGCAATATATAAAAAATATTTATTTTACATATTATCTACCATAATAGTAGTAATATGGCTTGTTCCATTTGTTATAGCCGTATTGACTTCTTTTAAAACTATGGATGAAATATCTTTCGGAGCAAATTGGTTTAGACTACCAAAAAAATGGTCTTTAGAAGGATATATTACTGCTTGGAAAAATGCTCACATATACACATACTATTTAAATACTTTTTTCATAGCTGCTGTTTCAACTATAGGTGCCTTATTTTTATCAAGTTTGGGGGCATATGCTTTAAGTTGGTATGACTTTAAATTAAGAAAACCTATATTAATTACTTTTGTAGCTGGTATGTTAATACCTTTTCAAATGTTATTAATTCCAGTATATAAATTTTCTGTAAATACTGGATTATATGATACATATCCAGGATTAATATTATTTCATGTTGCTTTTCAATTAGGTTTTTGTACTTTCTTTTTAAGAAATTTCATGGTAACTATTCCAAAAAGTATATTTGAAGCAGCAAAAATTGATGGTGCAAATGATTTTAAAATATACTACAGTATTATGCTTCCATTAATTAAACCAGCAATTGCTGCTTTAGGAATTTTAGAATTCACATGGATTTGGAATGACTATTTATGGGCTTTAATATTAATTCAAAGTGATACTAAAAAACCTATAACTCTTGGTTTAACTACATTACAAGGACAATGGGTGACTAGCTGGAATGTTATTGCTGCTGCATCAATATTAGCTGCAATTGTTCCAATAATTGTATTCTTAATGTTCCAAAAATACTTTATTCAAGGTTTAACTATGGGAAGTGTAAAAGGCTAAGGAGGCAATAATATGAAAATATATGGTGCAGATTATTATCCCGAACATTGGCCTGAGGCTGATTGGGAAAAACATATTAAAATAATGAAAGAATTTGAGATCGAGTGGTTAAGAATAGGAGAGTTTTCTTGGGCTTTTTTAGAGCCAAAAGAGGGGGAATTCAATTTCGATCTTTTTGATAAAGCTATACCAATGTTAAAAAAGGAAGGATTTAAATTAATTTTAGGAACACCTACACCAACACCACCTGCTTGGTTAATTAAAAAATATCCTGATATACTTCCAGTTGATGAAAATGGAAATATCAGAGAATTTGGAAGCAGAAGACATTACTGTGTCGATAATGAACATTTTATTTTTTATTCCCTTAGAATAACAGAAAAGTTTGTTGAAAGATATCATCAATATGCTGATATGTGGCAAATCGATAATGAATTTGGATGTCATGAAACAACTTATTGCTATAATGAGGAAACTAGAAAATCATTTATTAATTGGTTAAAAGAAAAATATAATACTTTAGAAAATTTAAATTATAATTGGGGTGGTGCGTTCTGGAGTCAATTATATTCTGATTGGGATGAAATAACAATTCCTAAAAATACACCAACATTTAAAAATCCACATCAAATGTTAGATTTTCATAAATTTTCTTCTGATAATGTAATTAAATACTCAAAAATGCACAAAGAAATTATTAGAAAATATTCAGATAAACCTATAACTCATAATTTAATGGTTGATTTCTTTGATATTGACTACTTTAAATATGCTAAAGATTTAGACATTGTTTCTTGGGATAATTATATTCCTACAGATGAATATGATTTTTATCATCAAAGTGCAAACCATGATTTAATGAGATCTTTGAAAAAGATTCCATACTTTGTAATGGAACAACAACCAGGTAGAGTAAATTGGAGAACAATAAACGACCAATATGCTCCTGAATATATTGAATTTTGGACTAAACAATCCTATTTGCATGGAGCCGACGGAAGTATTGTTTTTAGATTTAGAGAACTACCATATGGCGCAGAACAATATCATGGAGCTTTAGTAGAATACTCTGGAAATCCAACAGAAAGACTGCTATATTATAAAAAATCCAAAAAAGAAACACCAGATCATATAATTCCAA harbors:
- a CDS encoding carbohydrate ABC transporter permease, with the translated sequence MTKTAIYKKYLFYILSTIIVVIWLVPFVIAVLTSFKTMDEISFGANWFRLPKKWSLEGYITAWKNAHIYTYYLNTFFIAAVSTIGALFLSSLGAYALSWYDFKLRKPILITFVAGMLIPFQMLLIPVYKFSVNTGLYDTYPGLILFHVAFQLGFCTFFLRNFMVTIPKSIFEAAKIDGANDFKIYYSIMLPLIKPAIAALGILEFTWIWNDYLWALILIQSDTKKPITLGLTTLQGQWVTSWNVIAAASILAAIVPIIVFLMFQKYFIQGLTMGSVKG
- a CDS encoding beta-galactosidase; the protein is MKIYGADYYPEHWPEADWEKHIKIMKEFEIEWLRIGEFSWAFLEPKEGEFNFDLFDKAIPMLKKEGFKLILGTPTPTPPAWLIKKYPDILPVDENGNIREFGSRRHYCVDNEHFIFYSLRITEKFVERYHQYADMWQIDNEFGCHETTYCYNEETRKSFINWLKEKYNTLENLNYNWGGAFWSQLYSDWDEITIPKNTPTFKNPHQMLDFHKFSSDNVIKYSKMHKEIIRKYSDKPITHNLMVDFFDIDYFKYAKDLDIVSWDNYIPTDEYDFYHQSANHDLMRSLKKIPYFVMEQQPGRVNWRTINDQYAPEYIEFWTKQSYLHGADGSIVFRFRELPYGAEQYHGALVEYSGNPTERLLYYKKSKKETPDHIIPKKEVAIYFSYENAWIHRINHLNTTFNYWNAIVEIYKAIKMFGYNVDFVYGEDNINDYELVVVPYAMNIDNDFLNSLINYNGKIIMTSMSGIKDERNWINKEKYIDLFNKFGIKIDDFSGEKNVKVLYNNNILNGEFWADKIVVKDAEIISILNNTAFKNNPIITKKENNIYIGTVLNYLDFSHVLSLALSPKVLGKDCLITNTNDGKIILNAKNSKNTIYINNKKIEMEAFEIIKKG